In one Halorubrum sp. CBA1229 genomic region, the following are encoded:
- a CDS encoding ABC transporter substrate-binding protein, which produces MRRDDAARGDPTRRAFAKYGSTVALGGLLAGCVGGGDADPESPDGGAADSDSSDGGESAESETDADDGSYTASISPMGEVAFESPPETVFTRLTHHAGMAFALGRGNDVTALHAPDYYDGLWNQFVERLPGVSLDWSGRYSSWQPDKEKLYGLDSDVHLADPAWITRQDAWDRADVDEIAENVSPWFGNSLSDRRQEPADEWADGYQYYGLWEQFEIVAEAFRERERYEALAGVRDDLLSTIEGGLPPEEERPTAIMIAAADIESIYAYTLSNPGFLTSHTRPLGPRDAFEGSVESGTVVDFETILEADPDVILYLGGMEPGTDMAGRRAAFEDDPVGSEVTAVQNDRIHPQGARYQGPVLNLFQLEMTAKQLYPETFGEWPRYEEGPYPEIPDGERLFDRQRVADVINGEV; this is translated from the coding sequence ATGCGCAGAGACGACGCGGCACGCGGAGACCCGACCCGCAGAGCGTTCGCGAAGTACGGCAGCACGGTCGCGCTCGGCGGCCTCCTCGCCGGCTGTGTCGGCGGCGGCGACGCCGACCCCGAGTCGCCGGACGGCGGCGCGGCGGATTCCGATTCGTCCGACGGCGGCGAGTCGGCGGAGTCCGAGACCGACGCCGACGACGGGAGCTACACGGCGTCGATCTCGCCGATGGGCGAGGTGGCCTTCGAGTCGCCGCCGGAGACGGTGTTCACGCGCCTCACCCACCACGCGGGCATGGCGTTCGCGCTGGGCCGGGGGAACGACGTCACCGCGCTGCACGCGCCCGACTACTACGACGGCCTCTGGAACCAGTTCGTCGAGCGGCTCCCGGGCGTCTCGCTCGATTGGTCCGGGCGTTACTCCTCGTGGCAGCCGGACAAGGAGAAGCTGTACGGCCTCGACAGCGACGTCCACCTCGCGGACCCCGCGTGGATCACCCGGCAGGACGCGTGGGACCGCGCCGACGTCGACGAGATCGCCGAGAACGTCTCGCCGTGGTTCGGCAACTCCCTCAGCGACCGCCGTCAGGAGCCGGCGGACGAGTGGGCCGACGGGTACCAGTACTACGGGCTCTGGGAGCAGTTCGAGATCGTCGCCGAGGCGTTCCGAGAGCGCGAGCGCTACGAGGCACTCGCGGGCGTCCGCGACGACCTCCTGTCGACGATCGAAGGCGGTCTGCCGCCGGAGGAGGAGCGACCGACCGCGATCATGATCGCCGCGGCCGACATCGAGAGCATCTACGCGTACACGCTGAGCAACCCCGGCTTCCTCACGTCGCACACGCGCCCGCTCGGCCCGCGCGACGCGTTCGAGGGGAGCGTCGAGTCGGGGACGGTCGTCGACTTCGAGACGATACTCGAGGCCGACCCGGACGTAATCCTCTACCTCGGCGGGATGGAGCCGGGGACTGACATGGCCGGGCGGCGGGCCGCCTTCGAGGACGATCCCGTCGGCTCGGAGGTCACCGCGGTACAGAACGACCGGATCCACCCGCAGGGCGCCCGCTATCAGGGGCCGGTCCTCAACCTCTTCCAGCTGGAGATGACGGCGAAGCAGCTGTACCCCGAGACGTTCGGCGAGTGGCCGCGCTACGAGGAGGGTCCGTACCCGGAAATCCCGGATGGAGAGCGGCTGTTCGACCGCCAGCGCGTCGCGGACGTCATCAACGGGGAGGTATAA
- a CDS encoding lipoate--protein ligase family protein: protein MTAPTGDWRLIREEARPGPMQMALDEVAAETAAAGGPATVRTYRWEPNCLTLGYRQDPATVDWAFCEREGIDVTRRQTGGGGIYHDGRGDVAYSIAVPAADVPGELLDCYHLLCQPVLDAFDRLGIDAGYVEESVPELYHPACYLRELHPAHDVVAGGSTESGGATGGDGATDGDGAEGRRKIAGNAQYRKRDAVIQHGSLTFSVDAERHLGTFADPPVTPGEFGERVVGMDELADVDRADAVAAVEAALVEWVVGAGDGDDPEGDGVSLDRDGAWSSAELARAEELVEAKYRDDGWVRTRPGNDDA from the coding sequence ATGACCGCGCCGACGGGGGACTGGCGACTGATTCGAGAGGAGGCCCGTCCGGGGCCGATGCAGATGGCGCTCGACGAGGTCGCGGCGGAGACGGCGGCGGCCGGCGGGCCGGCGACGGTTCGGACGTACCGGTGGGAGCCGAACTGTCTCACGCTCGGCTACCGACAGGACCCGGCGACGGTCGACTGGGCGTTCTGCGAGCGCGAGGGGATCGACGTGACGCGCCGACAGACCGGCGGCGGCGGGATCTACCACGACGGGCGCGGCGACGTGGCCTACTCGATCGCGGTGCCGGCCGCCGACGTGCCCGGCGAGCTGCTCGACTGCTACCACCTGCTCTGTCAACCGGTCCTCGACGCGTTCGACCGCCTCGGGATCGACGCCGGCTACGTCGAGGAGTCCGTGCCGGAGCTGTATCACCCCGCCTGCTACCTCCGGGAGCTGCATCCGGCGCACGACGTGGTGGCGGGCGGGTCGACGGAGAGTGGCGGCGCGACGGGCGGTGACGGCGCGACGGACGGTGACGGCGCCGAAGGCCGTCGGAAGATCGCCGGTAACGCGCAGTACCGCAAACGCGACGCCGTGATCCAGCACGGCTCACTGACGTTCTCTGTGGACGCGGAACGCCACCTCGGGACCTTCGCCGACCCGCCGGTGACGCCGGGCGAGTTCGGGGAGCGCGTCGTCGGAATGGACGAGCTGGCCGACGTCGACCGGGCGGACGCCGTGGCGGCGGTCGAGGCGGCGCTCGTCGAGTGGGTGGTCGGGGCGGGCGACGGTGACGACCCCGAGGGCGACGGAGTCTCGCTCGACCGCGACGGGGCGTGGTCGAGCGCGGAGCTCGCGCGGGCCGAAGAGCTCGTCGAGGCGAAGTACCGCGACGACGGGTGGGTCCGGACGCGGCCCGGGAACGACGACGCGTAG
- a CDS encoding ABC transporter substrate-binding protein yields the protein MEPDADRPAATRRDAIRYCGAAAGAGLLAGCAGIEPTDGSASTGSGDDGSGAADQGDGSASGDAGTGSYTAELAPVGEVAFDAVPEDVMVYSLLYADLAVALGHGDAVNSLGFDADAGGNTLDAYYAGLDGVAFDREGLAQLNSGSGGVSVDRELLYELDSDLHLADPCLFASFDGWSEADVAEVRDNVAPWFGNVYSRRHSEPPEPCRDEYAYYTLPEIGERVAAAFREEERFAALETVREDLVETIRGDLPPAEERPTVAALIYMDGTYYPSRTDEPGFANAHVRPFDVPDAFAADDVTYETAYDHERLLEVDPDVVLHQYGIASYYDVGAIREELADHPVAGELSAVESDRFYPSGHPVQGPIMNLFQLEMTAKQLFPERFGEWPGYEHGDDYPEIPESEHLFDRDRVAAIVAGDAE from the coding sequence ATGGAGCCAGACGCGGACCGACCCGCCGCGACGCGCCGCGACGCGATCAGGTACTGCGGCGCCGCCGCCGGCGCGGGACTGCTCGCGGGGTGTGCCGGGATCGAGCCGACGGACGGGTCGGCGTCGACCGGATCCGGGGACGACGGTTCGGGGGCTGCCGATCAGGGGGACGGCTCGGCGAGCGGGGACGCGGGCACGGGATCGTACACGGCCGAGCTGGCGCCGGTCGGAGAGGTCGCGTTCGACGCCGTTCCGGAGGACGTCATGGTGTACAGCCTGTTGTACGCCGACCTCGCCGTCGCGCTTGGCCACGGCGACGCGGTGAACTCCCTCGGGTTCGACGCGGACGCCGGCGGGAACACGCTCGACGCCTACTACGCCGGCCTCGACGGCGTCGCCTTCGACCGCGAGGGGCTCGCGCAGCTCAACTCCGGCTCGGGAGGCGTCTCCGTCGACCGCGAGCTCCTCTACGAGCTCGACAGCGACCTCCACCTCGCGGACCCCTGCCTGTTCGCGTCCTTCGACGGCTGGAGCGAGGCCGACGTGGCCGAGGTCCGCGACAACGTCGCGCCGTGGTTCGGGAACGTCTACAGCCGTCGGCACTCCGAGCCGCCGGAGCCGTGTCGCGACGAGTACGCGTACTACACGCTCCCGGAGATCGGCGAGCGCGTCGCCGCCGCGTTCCGGGAGGAGGAGCGCTTCGCCGCGCTCGAGACCGTCCGCGAGGACCTGGTCGAGACGATCCGCGGCGACCTCCCGCCCGCAGAGGAGCGCCCGACGGTCGCCGCGCTCATCTACATGGACGGGACGTACTACCCCTCCCGGACCGACGAGCCGGGATTCGCGAACGCGCACGTCCGGCCCTTCGACGTCCCCGACGCCTTCGCCGCGGACGACGTCACCTACGAGACGGCGTACGACCACGAGCGGCTGCTGGAGGTCGACCCGGACGTCGTCCTCCACCAGTACGGTATCGCCTCCTACTACGACGTGGGGGCGATCCGCGAGGAGCTCGCCGACCACCCGGTCGCCGGCGAGCTCTCCGCGGTCGAGAGCGACCGGTTCTACCCCTCGGGCCATCCGGTGCAGGGACCGATCATGAACCTGTTCCAGCTGGAGATGACCGCCAAACAGCTGTTCCCGGAGCGGTTCGGCGAGTGGCCGGGCTACGAGCACGGCGACGACTACCCGGAGATTCCGGAGTCAGAGCACCTCTTCGACCGCGACCGGGTTGCGGCGATCGTCGCCGGTGATGCGGAATGA
- a CDS encoding iron ABC transporter permease produces the protein MSGGRSVAGEGAARRASEGRIGALFDPKLVSVALASVAVVVAGGLVQVSFGAYSMTIGEAWRAVLDPAVLLDPRWLLNFVVGEGLMRSITGFQGELPELAHETLIVWNIRLPRVFVAAIVGMNLGVSGAIFQAVTRNELASPFILGVSSGAGLMILLTLVVFGGLSAFLPLIAALGGAVAFLVVYAIAWKNGTSPVRLVLAGVIVGTVFNSLQTGLFFFADDIGVVQSAIQWTTGSLTGTDWEQVRMALPWTAVAVALSLAGSRQLNLLLLGEQTAKSLGMSIEKVRFALSGVAVLAAAASIAVAGIVSFVGLIVPHMVRNLVGSDYKRVIVGCLFVGPALMVAADVGARLGMGVITGAASQIPVGIVTGLIGGPYFLYLMRRQQNMGEL, from the coding sequence ATGAGCGGCGGGAGGTCGGTCGCCGGTGAGGGCGCCGCGCGCCGGGCGTCAGAGGGGCGGATCGGGGCGCTGTTCGACCCCAAACTGGTCTCGGTCGCGCTCGCCAGCGTCGCGGTCGTCGTCGCCGGCGGGCTCGTGCAGGTGAGCTTCGGCGCGTACTCGATGACGATCGGCGAGGCGTGGCGCGCTGTCCTCGATCCCGCGGTCCTCCTCGACCCGCGGTGGCTGTTGAACTTCGTCGTCGGCGAGGGGCTGATGCGCTCGATCACCGGCTTTCAGGGGGAGCTCCCCGAGCTGGCACACGAGACGCTCATCGTCTGGAACATCCGGCTTCCGCGGGTGTTCGTCGCGGCTATCGTCGGGATGAACCTCGGCGTCTCGGGAGCCATCTTCCAGGCGGTCACCAGGAACGAGCTCGCGAGCCCGTTCATCCTCGGCGTCTCCTCGGGCGCGGGGCTGATGATCCTGCTGACGCTCGTGGTGTTCGGGGGGCTCTCGGCGTTCCTCCCGCTGATCGCGGCGCTCGGCGGCGCGGTCGCGTTCCTGGTCGTCTACGCCATCGCGTGGAAGAACGGGACGAGCCCGGTCCGGCTCGTGCTCGCGGGCGTAATCGTCGGGACCGTCTTCAACAGCCTCCAGACGGGGCTGTTCTTCTTCGCGGACGACATCGGCGTCGTCCAGTCGGCGATCCAGTGGACGACGGGGTCGCTGACGGGGACCGACTGGGAGCAGGTCCGGATGGCGCTGCCGTGGACGGCCGTGGCGGTGGCGTTGTCGCTCGCGGGGTCGCGACAGCTGAACCTCCTCCTCCTGGGCGAGCAGACGGCGAAGTCGCTGGGGATGTCGATCGAGAAGGTGCGGTTCGCGCTCTCCGGCGTCGCCGTGCTGGCGGCCGCCGCCAGCATCGCGGTGGCCGGCATCGTCAGCTTCGTTGGGCTGATCGTCCCCCACATGGTGCGGAATCTCGTCGGCAGCGACTACAAGCGGGTGATCGTCGGCTGTCTGTTCGTCGGTCCCGCGCTGATGGTCGCGGCCGACGTGGGCGCGCGCCTCGGGATGGGCGTGATCACGGGCGCGGCCTCGCAGATCCCGGTCGGAATCGTCACCGGGCTGATCGGCGGCCCGTACTTCCTGTACCTGATGCGGCGACAGCAGAACATGGGTGAACTCTAA
- a CDS encoding FAD-dependent oxidoreductase — MSDGDDREETDRGEGAEEIDYDAVVVGGGPAGCSAAVFAAREGLDVAVFDRGRSSIARCAHLGNYLGFPGGIDVETFYDLAHEHVERAGAELVDDLVESAEKRDGGEAETRFRVTPQEGEPVTARRVVAATRYGDEYLRGLDDDDAMFETHDHGGEVHEHFDREYADPDGATPVDGLYVATPSEADRQVVTAAGRGARVARRVVTDARIDDGWWPAAAEGVDWVRREAERDEEWADRERWVEWFDDRHADAPVDPDGERFARVREAAIDEALSAYVDADEVEARTAEGRRALAGHIDPDAAVDAHGADALLDAMDDEDIAAYAEGTR; from the coding sequence ATGAGCGACGGCGACGATCGCGAGGAGACCGACCGCGGCGAGGGCGCCGAGGAGATTGACTACGACGCCGTCGTGGTCGGCGGCGGTCCCGCCGGCTGTTCGGCCGCGGTCTTCGCCGCCCGCGAGGGGCTCGACGTCGCCGTGTTCGACCGCGGCCGGTCGTCGATCGCGCGCTGCGCGCACCTCGGGAACTACCTCGGGTTCCCCGGCGGGATCGACGTCGAGACGTTCTACGACCTCGCGCACGAGCACGTCGAGCGCGCGGGCGCCGAGCTCGTCGACGACCTCGTCGAGTCGGCCGAGAAACGGGACGGAGGCGAGGCGGAGACGCGGTTCCGCGTCACCCCGCAGGAGGGCGAGCCGGTCACCGCCCGCCGCGTGGTGGCGGCGACGCGGTACGGCGACGAGTACCTCCGCGGGCTCGACGACGACGACGCGATGTTCGAGACCCACGACCACGGCGGCGAGGTCCACGAGCACTTCGACCGGGAGTACGCCGACCCCGACGGGGCGACGCCGGTCGACGGGCTCTACGTCGCCACTCCCTCCGAGGCCGACCGACAGGTGGTCACGGCGGCCGGGCGCGGCGCCCGCGTCGCCCGGCGGGTCGTCACGGACGCGCGGATCGACGACGGCTGGTGGCCCGCGGCGGCAGAGGGCGTCGACTGGGTGCGCCGCGAGGCCGAGCGCGACGAGGAGTGGGCCGACCGCGAGCGGTGGGTCGAGTGGTTCGACGATCGCCACGCCGACGCTCCCGTCGACCCGGACGGGGAGCGGTTCGCCCGGGTCCGCGAGGCGGCGATCGACGAGGCGCTGTCGGCGTACGTCGACGCCGACGAGGTCGAGGCGCGGACCGCCGAGGGACGGCGCGCGCTCGCCGGCCACATCGACCCCGACGCCGCCGTCGACGCCCACGGGGCCGACGCGCTGCTCGACGCCATGGACGACGAGGACATCGCCGCGTACGCCGAGGGGACGCGATGA
- a CDS encoding deoxyribonuclease IV, which translates to MSLKVGAHVSISGSRASNDPETPPYGNIANAVFRQKQFGGNCGQIFTHSPQVWQDPDIGDEEAKLFREGTERDLVGPWVIHTSYLVNLCTPKEGLREKSLDSMQKEVDAAAKLDIPYVNVHLGAHTGAGVEGGLDNAASVIDDVDVPDDVTILIESDAGAGTKLGDEFEHLAGIIDRTETDIDVCVDTAHAFAAGYDLSTAGAVDETVDEFDDVVGLEHLEYIHLNDSKHACGTNKDEHAHIGEGHIGEAGMERIVNHPDLTDVPLALETPTEDGKSFAWNIERVRELRAD; encoded by the coding sequence ATGAGTCTCAAGGTCGGCGCACACGTCTCGATCTCCGGTTCGCGGGCGTCCAACGATCCCGAAACGCCGCCGTACGGGAACATCGCGAACGCGGTGTTCAGACAGAAGCAGTTCGGCGGCAACTGCGGGCAGATCTTCACCCACTCGCCGCAGGTGTGGCAGGACCCGGACATCGGCGACGAGGAGGCGAAGCTGTTCCGCGAGGGGACCGAACGCGATCTGGTCGGGCCGTGGGTGATCCACACCTCCTACCTCGTCAACCTCTGCACGCCGAAGGAGGGGCTCCGCGAGAAGTCGCTCGACTCGATGCAGAAGGAGGTCGACGCGGCCGCGAAGCTGGACATACCCTACGTTAACGTCCACCTCGGCGCACACACGGGCGCCGGCGTCGAGGGCGGGCTCGACAACGCCGCCTCGGTGATCGACGACGTCGACGTGCCCGACGACGTGACGATCCTCATCGAGAGCGACGCCGGCGCGGGGACGAAGCTCGGCGACGAGTTCGAGCACCTTGCGGGGATCATCGACCGCACCGAGACCGACATCGACGTCTGCGTCGACACCGCCCACGCGTTCGCGGCGGGCTACGACCTCTCGACGGCCGGGGCGGTCGACGAGACAGTCGACGAGTTCGACGACGTCGTCGGGTTAGAGCACCTCGAGTACATCCACCTCAACGACTCGAAGCACGCCTGCGGCACCAACAAGGACGAGCACGCCCACATCGGCGAGGGGCACATCGGCGAGGCGGGGATGGAGCGGATCGTCAACCACCCGGACCTGACGGACGTGCCGCTGGCGCTGGAGACGCCGACCGAGGACGGGAAGAGCTTCGCGTGGAACATCGAGCGCGTCCGCGAACTGCGGGCGGACTGA
- a CDS encoding class I SAM-dependent methyltransferase, producing the protein MRRFSAEYLEHTRQGMWADDRAALADLKLSGRRRVLDVGCGTGELTRVLDAEAAPDATVIGVDADPDLLAVAREETGLPYVAGDATRLPLPDDAVDLVVCQALLINLPDPAAAVREFARVSSDLVAAIEPDNGDVTVTSTVDAEERLEREAREAYLKGVDTDVALGDRVRDAFAAAGLGDLRTRRYVHEKRTAPPYAESALSSAARKASGAGLADHREELIAATSLDAYDDLRRRWRAMGREVVDAIGDGEYERVERVPFDVTVGRVT; encoded by the coding sequence GTGCGACGCTTCTCCGCGGAGTACCTCGAACACACCCGACAGGGGATGTGGGCCGACGACCGGGCAGCCCTCGCGGACCTGAAGCTGTCGGGCCGCCGCCGCGTGCTCGACGTCGGCTGCGGCACCGGCGAGCTGACCCGCGTCCTCGACGCGGAGGCGGCCCCGGACGCGACCGTGATCGGCGTCGACGCCGACCCCGACCTCCTGGCGGTCGCCCGCGAGGAGACCGGGCTGCCGTACGTCGCCGGCGACGCGACCCGGCTCCCCCTCCCGGACGACGCCGTCGACCTCGTCGTCTGTCAGGCCCTCCTGATCAACCTCCCCGACCCGGCCGCCGCGGTCCGGGAGTTCGCACGCGTTTCCTCGGACCTCGTCGCCGCGATCGAGCCGGACAACGGCGACGTGACGGTGACGTCGACGGTCGACGCCGAGGAGCGCCTGGAGCGGGAGGCCCGCGAGGCGTATTTAAAAGGCGTCGACACCGACGTCGCCCTCGGCGACCGCGTGCGGGACGCGTTCGCGGCGGCGGGGCTCGGCGACCTCCGGACGCGCCGATACGTCCACGAGAAGCGGACCGCCCCGCCGTACGCGGAGTCCGCGCTCTCGTCCGCGGCACGAAAGGCCTCCGGCGCCGGCCTCGCCGACCACCGCGAGGAGCTGATCGCCGCGACCTCCCTCGACGCCTACGACGACCTCCGCCGACGCTGGCGGGCGATGGGTCGGGAGGTGGTCGACGCCATCGGCGACGGCGAGTACGAGCGCGTCGAGCGCGTCCCCTTCGACGTGACCGTCGGACGGGTGACGTAG
- a CDS encoding FAD-binding protein, with the protein MTEGPTDSRDAVVVGGGVAGLSAAVFTARQGLDTLVVDAGESILRRNAHLENFPGFPLGVNARQLLDLLGEQAETAGADRLDARVTRVAAIEGSGDVDGDDSDGDNSNGDDPNDGARFAVETDGDDRVRTRYVVAATKNEVGYLDGIDGVGILDRGKAYVDVDERGRTGVDGLYAAGRLAEKPHQAAVCAGHGAEVAVTLLEDDDAPFYHDWVAPEGYFTDRGRDLPPGCEEIDAEERREREAASLDATRERFADPHPDPQETHPSLEE; encoded by the coding sequence ATGACCGAGGGACCGACCGACTCGCGCGACGCCGTCGTCGTCGGCGGCGGCGTCGCCGGGCTCTCGGCGGCCGTGTTCACGGCGCGGCAGGGGCTCGACACGCTCGTCGTCGACGCCGGCGAGTCGATCCTCCGGCGGAACGCCCACCTAGAGAACTTCCCGGGGTTCCCGCTCGGCGTCAACGCCCGACAACTGCTCGACCTCCTCGGCGAGCAGGCCGAGACCGCGGGGGCGGACCGGCTCGACGCGCGGGTCACGCGGGTCGCGGCGATCGAGGGGTCCGGCGATGTCGACGGCGACGACTCGGACGGCGACAATTCGAACGGCGACGACCCGAACGACGGCGCCCGCTTCGCCGTCGAGACCGACGGCGACGACCGGGTCCGGACGCGGTACGTCGTCGCGGCCACGAAGAACGAGGTCGGCTACCTCGACGGGATCGACGGCGTCGGGATCCTCGACCGCGGGAAGGCGTACGTCGACGTCGACGAACGCGGCCGGACCGGCGTCGACGGGCTGTACGCGGCGGGGCGGCTCGCGGAGAAGCCCCATCAGGCCGCGGTGTGCGCCGGGCACGGCGCCGAGGTCGCGGTCACGCTGCTGGAGGACGACGACGCGCCGTTCTACCACGACTGGGTGGCGCCGGAGGGGTACTTCACGGACCGCGGCCGCGACCTGCCGCCCGGCTGCGAGGAGATCGACGCCGAGGAGCGCCGCGAGCGCGAGGCCGCCTCGCTCGACGCGACGCGCGAGCGGTTCGCGGACCCGCACCCCGA
- a CDS encoding serine/threonine-protein kinase RIO2 codes for MVRNVAGDMAELDPEDFYLLSGVEQGMRFSEWVRRDKLPDYADLTREEVDYRIDRCLDRELIQRKTIQYEGYQLTFEGYDALALRTFAERETIDGVGSPLGFGKEGDVYEAQSFKPLALKYHREGYTNFREVNREREYTADRDHVSWMYTARKAAEREYEAMEAMYPDVSVPRPVDHNRHAIVMDKFDGAELSRAKLDPEQASAVLDLVLRELVTAHDLGWVHADMSEHNVAVAESGVTIFDWPQAVPVDHENAREFLERDVANLLRYFSRKYPHEVPRDADTDGIAAAIADGSFETVRAFAAE; via the coding sequence ATGGTTCGAAACGTCGCCGGCGACATGGCGGAGCTCGACCCCGAGGACTTCTATCTCCTCTCGGGCGTCGAGCAGGGGATGCGGTTCTCCGAGTGGGTCCGTCGCGACAAGCTCCCCGACTACGCCGACCTGACGCGCGAGGAGGTCGACTACCGGATCGACCGGTGTCTCGACCGCGAGCTGATCCAGCGGAAGACGATCCAGTACGAGGGGTACCAGCTCACGTTCGAGGGGTACGACGCCCTGGCGCTCCGGACGTTCGCCGAGCGCGAGACCATCGACGGCGTGGGCTCGCCCCTGGGGTTCGGCAAGGAGGGAGACGTGTACGAGGCGCAGTCGTTCAAGCCGCTCGCCTTGAAGTACCACCGGGAGGGGTACACCAACTTCCGCGAGGTGAACCGCGAGCGCGAGTACACCGCCGACCGCGACCACGTCTCCTGGATGTACACCGCGCGCAAGGCGGCCGAACGCGAGTACGAGGCGATGGAGGCGATGTACCCCGACGTGAGCGTGCCGCGGCCGGTCGATCACAACCGGCACGCCATCGTGATGGACAAGTTCGACGGCGCGGAGCTCTCTCGCGCGAAACTCGACCCCGAACAGGCCTCCGCGGTCCTCGATTTAGTCCTCCGGGAGCTGGTGACCGCCCACGACCTCGGCTGGGTCCACGCCGACATGTCCGAGCACAACGTCGCGGTCGCGGAGAGCGGCGTCACGATCTTCGACTGGCCGCAGGCGGTCCCGGTCGACCACGAGAACGCTCGCGAGTTCCTCGAACGCGACGTCGCGAACCTCCTGCGCTACTTCAGCCGGAAGTACCCCCACGAAGTCCCCAGAGACGCCGATACCGACGGTATCGCGGCCGCTATCGCCGACGGCTCGTTCGAGACGGTTCGCGCGTTCGCGGCGGAATAA
- a CDS encoding ABC transporter ATP-binding protein: protein MSTENADATEIDATDGPDGSNDAGASATARGEPATDASDLDGEDLVLGYPNAPGPVIDGESIAAEPGAVTALVGPNGSGKSTLLKGLATQLAPEDGSVLVDGRDVHAMDTKALARKLGLLSQESTSPNSITVEDLVYHGRYPHRGFFERTTDEDAVAVEEAIELAGCGHLRDREVGSLSGGQKQLAWIAMVLAQDTDVLLLDEPTTFLDLHHQMEVMEIIETLRDESDVTVVVVLHDIEQAARLADRMVALKDGEIRARGAPEEIVTEDLLADVFRVDADVVQTENGPRVTPLRARHAESE from the coding sequence ATGTCAACGGAGAACGCGGACGCGACGGAGATCGACGCGACGGACGGACCGGACGGATCGAACGACGCGGGCGCCTCGGCGACGGCCCGAGGGGAGCCCGCGACGGACGCGAGCGACCTCGACGGCGAGGACCTCGTCTTAGGGTATCCGAACGCCCCGGGGCCCGTCATCGACGGCGAGTCGATCGCGGCCGAACCCGGCGCCGTCACGGCCCTCGTCGGTCCGAACGGCTCGGGAAAGAGCACCCTGCTGAAGGGGCTGGCGACGCAGCTCGCGCCGGAGGACGGCTCCGTGCTGGTCGACGGCCGCGACGTGCACGCGATGGACACGAAGGCGCTCGCCCGGAAGCTCGGGCTGCTCTCGCAGGAGAGCACCTCGCCGAACAGCATCACGGTCGAGGATCTAGTGTACCACGGACGGTACCCCCACCGCGGCTTCTTCGAGCGGACGACCGACGAGGACGCGGTTGCGGTTGAGGAGGCGATCGAGCTCGCCGGCTGCGGTCACCTGCGCGACCGCGAGGTAGGGAGCCTCAGCGGCGGGCAAAAGCAGCTCGCGTGGATCGCGATGGTGCTCGCACAGGACACCGACGTGCTCCTCCTCGACGAGCCGACGACGTTCCTCGACCTCCATCACCAGATGGAGGTGATGGAGATCATCGAGACGCTCCGCGACGAGAGCGACGTGACCGTCGTCGTCGTGCTCCACGACATCGAGCAGGCCGCCCGGCTCGCCGACCGGATGGTCGCGCTCAAGGACGGCGAGATCCGCGCCCGCGGCGCCCCCGAGGAGATCGTCACCGAGGACCTGCTCGCGGACGTGTTCCGCGTCGACGCCGACGTGGTGCAGACCGAGAACGGACCGCGCGTCACGCCGCTGCGCGCGCGTCACGCGGAGTCGGAGTAG
- a CDS encoding glucose 1-dehydrogenase, giving the protein MPAAVVTGSSRGIGRAIALRFAADGYDVAVNYHTGDEAAEAVAEGVRDRGQEAVVVGADVSDADAAARLVETAADAFGGVDHVVNNAGIDQHVYTAELDPDDFDRVMDVNVNSAFNVTKAALPRLRESEDDPSVTNISSILAHTGAPIECHYAASKGALLSLTRSHAEDFAPDVRANAIAPGHVETDMTGDRTPEEKREELARIPVDRYGQPEDIADAAAYLRDATFVTGETLNVNGGELMR; this is encoded by the coding sequence ATGCCAGCCGCAGTCGTGACGGGGTCTTCTCGGGGTATCGGACGGGCGATCGCGCTTCGGTTCGCCGCCGACGGCTACGACGTCGCCGTCAACTACCACACCGGGGACGAGGCCGCCGAGGCGGTCGCCGAAGGAGTCCGCGACCGAGGCCAAGAGGCGGTCGTCGTGGGGGCGGACGTCTCCGACGCTGACGCGGCCGCGCGGCTCGTCGAGACCGCCGCCGACGCGTTTGGCGGGGTGGACCACGTCGTCAACAACGCCGGGATCGACCAGCACGTGTACACCGCCGAGCTCGATCCCGACGACTTCGACCGGGTGATGGACGTCAACGTCAACTCCGCGTTCAACGTCACGAAGGCGGCGCTCCCGCGCCTCCGCGAGTCCGAGGACGACCCCTCGGTGACGAACATTTCCTCCATCCTCGCGCACACCGGCGCGCCGATCGAGTGCCACTACGCCGCCTCCAAGGGAGCGCTCCTCTCGCTCACCCGGAGCCACGCCGAGGACTTCGCGCCCGACGTGCGGGCGAACGCGATCGCGCCCGGCCACGTCGAGACGGACATGACCGGCGACCGGACCCCGGAGGAGAAGCGCGAAGAGCTGGCGCGGATTCCGGTCGATCGATACGGCCAGCCCGAAGACATCGCCGACGCTGCCGCCTATCTCCGGGACGCGACGTTCGTCACGGGCGAGACGCTGAACGTGAACGGCGGGGAGCTGATGCGCTGA